Part of the Geoalkalibacter ferrihydriticus DSM 17813 genome is shown below.
TGCAGGCACAGCGTTCCATCTATATTGTCGGCTGGGACATTCACAGCAGCACTCGCCTCGCACCCGAGGATGAACCCGAAGACGGCCTTCCCGCAGCCCTGGGTGATTTTCTCAATGCGCTGGTCAAGCAGAGCAAAGAACTTGAAGTCCATGTATTGGCCTGGGACTTCGCCATGATCTATGCCCTTGACCGCGAGTTTCTTCCACTTTATCGCCCGGCCTGGTCATCTCATCGCCGCGTTCACTTCAAGCTCGATGCCAATCACCCAACCGGCGGCTCGCATCATCAGAAAATCGTTGTCATCGATGACACCCTGGCTTTTGTCGGCGGACTTGATCTGACCACTAAACGCTGGGACACCTCGGAGCACCGCCCTGGTGATCCGCGCCGCGTCACGCCCCAAAACGAATCCTACAACCCTTTTCATGATCTGGAAATGCTGGTTGAGGGAGACGTTGCGCGGGAAATCGGTAGCGTGGTGCGCAAGCGCTGGCGCGACAGCGGCGCTCGGCCTCCCCAAGCTCTCCCCGGTGAAACAAATGGAGATCTCTGGCCTGAAAGTATCGAAGCCGCCGCCCGGGACGTCGAAGTGGCTATCGCCCTCACCCAACCCGCCTTTAACAACAACCTTGCTCTTCAGCAAATCAAACAACTCTATCTCGATGCCATCGCGAACGCGCAGCGCTTCATCTATATCGAGAACCAATATCTGACCAGCGCTGAAATTGTGAACGCGCTTGTCGACCGTCTGAGCCAAGCTGATGGACCTGAAATCATCATTCTATCCCGTAGTGGTGGCGGCGGTTGGCTGGAAGAGATGACCATGAGCGTGTTGCGTGCCCGCCTGCTCAAGAAACTGCGCGCCGCTGACAATCAGCAGCGGCTCGGCGCCTTCTATCCTCACCACAAAGGGTTCAGTGAAGGCGAAAAAATAGATTTGCACAGCAAACTGATGATTATCGACGATCGATTTGTGCAAATCGGTTCTGCCAATTTGGCCAACCGATCCATGGGATACGATTCCGAGTGTGACCTCGCTTTTGAAGCACAAACCGAGGCGCAAACCGAGGCGATCCGCGCCCTGCGGCGCCGCTTGCTCAGTGAACATCTGGGCACCGAAGCGCAACGCCTGGCAGAACAGGAACAGCAAAAGAATTCGCTGCTTGCGGTCATCGAGAGTCTGCGCGGCGGCGAACGTACCCTTGAGCGGCTTCCGGACGAAATCGATGAAGACGTCGACGACCTGGTCCCCGAGGCTGATTTGCTGGATCCCGAACAGCCCATCGACCCCAACCGCCTTGCCGGCGAGATGCTGCCTCCCGACCATCGCCGCTTCGCTGAATCAAGGCTCTCTCTTGTGACTGCCTTGATCGTGGGGATCTCGGTTCTGGTCATGCTGTGGCATTGGACCCCCCTCGATCAATGGCTTCACCTGGAAAACCTGAGAGAAGTCGCCGAGACCATTCGCTCCAACGATCTGGCGCCGCTGCTGGTTGCGGGAGGTTTTCTTTTGGCGGCTTTTGGGCTGTTGCCGGTCATGCTGCTGGTCGTTGCGACTGTCGCCATTTTCGGACCTTGGCTCGGTTTGGCCTACTCCTGGGTCGGGCTTTTACTGGGGGCTCTTATCGGCTTGGCGCTTGGGCGGCTTTTGCCGCGTGATCTGACACGCCGTCTGGCGGGCAAGCGTCTCAATCGGGTCAGTCGCCGTCTTACCCAGGGTGGCCTGCGGGCAATCCTTGCCGTGCGGTTGGTCCCGATCGCACCTTTTCCGGTGGTCAACCTGGTGGCGGGCGCTTCGCGGGTGAGGGTAAGGCATTTTTTCCTCGGCACCCTTATAGGCACTCTGCCTGGTTTAATCGCTCTAATTCTGGTGGCCGACCGCATCAGGGCGGTTATCCACCAAAGAGATCTTGTGAATTTCAGCCTATTGGGCGCGACGTTACTGTTGGTGGTCATTGGGGCACTGGTGATATTTCGGTGGCTCAAACGTCTGGATTTTTTGGAGAAAGGCAGGCGTGACGAGGGCTGATTCAGCGTCTATGCCCAATCGGCCCGCAGGGCCTGGTGGTTGAAGGCAGCGGTAAATGTTTGAGCCGCAGGCGAAGTTACGCGCGACAAAGCATAGCCTTACACTTGATCATGATCCTTGCCGATACGGCACGAACCTGAACTGCAATGAGGCTTTCGCTTGGGAAGGTAGGGCCGGATGTTGGCAAAGCCCTTGTAACCAAGACGGGCCAGTGGATTGATCAGAGGCAAGGTGATGAATGTGCCAAGCAGGCCGAACAGGGTCGAGGCGGGGAAAGCCTGCCAGATCGCCCAGAAGGCCTCAACCCCACGATACACCCGGCCCTGCGCGTCGATGGCGTGCAGCTCGTACATAAAATCTTTCAGGGAGATGTGGTAAGGGCCCGGATCAAAGTCCGGGTCGCTGATGTCAACGCCGATCAGGTGATCGTCGCGGTCCCGGCGCAGATAATGCTCAACCTCCCGTGCACAGACCGAACAGCCACCGTCATAGAAAATCAGCAACGGAAATAAGGGTTTGTCCGGCATTGGCGCTCCTCGCCTACTCCACGTCGATCTCCACCCAAACCGGGCAATGATCCGATGGTTTGTCCATGGCGCGGATATCGTAATCAATGCCCGCCGCACCGCACGCATTGAGCAACGGCCTGCTCACCAGAACCAGGTCGATGCGCAGGCCGCGTTTGGGGTCATCCTCAAACCCTCGGCTGCGATAATCAAACCAGCTGAACCGATCCGAGATTTCGGGATGCAATTCCCGAAAACTGTCTCGCAGCCCCCATTCCTGCAGGGCGGAAAACCATTCGCGCTCTTCCGGCAGGAAGCTGGTTTTACCAGTGCGAAGCCAGCGCTTGGCGTTCTCGGGGCCGATGCCGATGTCGCCGTCAACTGGTGCGATGTTGAAATCGCCCATGACCACCAACGGCGCATCCGGATCGCCTTCTTCCTGCAGATATCGCTGCAGGTCAGCATAAAAGCGCCGCTTGGCAGGAAATTTGATTGGATGATCGCGGTTCTCTCCCTGAGGAAAATAGCCGTTGATCACCTCCAGGGTTTTTCCCGAAGGCAAGGCGAAGCGCGCACTGATGAAGCGCTTTTGCGCCTCTTCACCATCACCGGGAAAGCCGAAGCGCACCTCGGTCGGCGCCTGCAGCGAAAGAAGAGCCACGCCGTAATGGGTTTTCTGGCCGTGATAGGCAACCTGATAACCCAGATCCTCAATGGCCTGAACTGGGAAATCGGCATCCTGAACCTTGGTTTCCTGCAAACCGATGATGTCGGGTTGATGCTTGTCGATGACAGCTTTGAGCTGATGCAGGCGCGAACGCAGTCCGTTGACGTTGAACGAAATAAATTTCATGATCGTTCGCTCTAACGCCCGACAGGCTGGAGATTTCCGCAATCGGAGGAGATCCAGCGTGCCCTCTGGTCGATATCGATCACTTCCGGCCTGCCTTCTATTGTCGTATTGATAACCGCGTTGCCGATGTATTCCTTGCGGCTGACAATCGTCACCTCGCCTTCACCGTGCGAGGGCGGCTCATCGTCACAGGTAAAACGTACGCGAATGGTGTTTCCTGAACGCTCGAGAACTTCCTGAGTACAGTTTTCTTCGGCCAGATGCAATTCGCCACGGGCAATCTCTTCTTCGCTGAGACAAACGCGAAAGCTGCTTTCATCCGCCCCGATACTGATTCCCTGAGCGGCCATCATCTGTTCCATCATCTGCCGTTGTTCCGGCGGCAAAGAATCCAGTTGCCGCCGCGCCTCACGCATCATCTCTTCCATCTGTCCGCTCTGACTGGTCATGCTCAGGGTGTGCTCCCACAGCCCGGAATCGATTTTCAGGTTTTGCGCAAAAACCTGGGAGCCAAACAGAACTGCCGCGCAAGCAAACACGATCGCGAGTTTGGATCTCATAATAAATATCCTCCTTGAAAAATTAACATCGTTGCATTTTACCCGAGAATCAAAAAAAAAACATCCTTGAGAAAGGAATAAGCTTTTCAGTGTGGTCACTGACCGCCCGTTCACTCTTTTCTGGATCACGAGGTGTCGGGTCTTCTTGAAAAGTTTGTTGCTCAGGACGCTGGATCAATTTTTGAAAATAAAGTAACCTCCACTTTTCTCAGCAGCCTGAATTGATAAATTATCCTGAATCCGTCAGATCCAGGATTATATAAACCGGTCCCGAACAAAAAAGGAGCTATATCTATGAGCAGTTGTCCCTGCGGGAGCGCAAAAGAGTATGCCGTCTGTTGTGAGCCGATCATCACCGGAAAGAAAACCGCCGAGACCGCCGAGCAGGTCATGCGGGCACGCTACACGGCCCATGTAAAAGTCGAAGTTGATTTTCTGTTTGAGAGCACCCACCCTGACTACCGCGAGGGCTATGATCATAAAGGGACCCGGACCTGGGCGGAAAGTTCCGACTGGTACGGTCTGGAAATTCTCAACACCGTCCAGGGCGGCCCAGGTGACGAAGACGGTGAAGTCGAGTTCATTACCCGCTTTCGCGACAAGGACGGCAAGCGCACCCATCATGAACGCGGACAGTTTAAACGCAAGGAAAATCAGTGGCTGTTCACAGAGGGGATTATGGTCAAGCCCCAGCCGCTGACCTCAAACAAAGTCGGCCGCAACGACCCCTGTAGCTGCGGCAGCGGACTCAAATACAAAAAATGCTGCGCGAAATGAACGTGACGATATGGATCGACGCCGATGCCTGCCCGCGCGCGGTCAAAGACATCGTCTTTCGGGCCGCAGAGCGCTTACAGCTCAAGGTTTGCCTGGTGGCCAACAAGGGTCTTGCCAAGCACCATACCCACCTGATTTCCTCAGTCGTGGTTCCCGGCGATCCTGACGAAGCGGACAAGTACATCGCTCAGCATGCCACAGCTTGCGATCTCGTGATCACTGCCGACATCCCTCTGGCCGCCAAGGTTGTCGCCAAGGGGACTGTGGCGATTGATCCGCGTGGCACCCTCTACACCGGCGACAATGTTGGCGAGCGACTCTCCTCGCGCGATCTCATGCAGAGCTTGCGCGATGAAGGAATGGTACAGGGTGGCCCTGGCCCGTTCGGATCCGCAGACCGCCAGCGCTTCGCCTCCGCCCTGGATCGCACACTCACACGCATGCTGCGCGAATGATATAATTAGAGCCCCTGCAACAACCTTAATGGTGGATCAATTTTTAGGAGGAGTGAGATATGTCCAAGAACATGCCCGACGGCGGGATGCCCATCGCGTTGACCCTTGACCCGGGCACCTATTTTCGATGCACCTGCGGAAAGTCGCAAAACCTTCCATTCTGCGACGAATCACACAGCAGTACCGGCCAGTTGCCGATCACTTTTAAAATCAAGAAACGCCAGAAAGTCTATCTCTGCGGCTGTGGCTCGAGCGGGGACCAACCTTATTGCGATGGAAGCTGCGGAGTATCGCCGGCGGGAAGAGAATAAGGTGCGCTGACGCACGACCAGAGTGCTGCCATAGGTCACAATTTTGCCGGAAAATTAATACAGGGCATAAAAAAAGGGTTAAGCATATCGCCTAACCCTTGTTTTTTTTGGAGCGGGAAACGGGATTCGAAC
Proteins encoded:
- a CDS encoding VTT domain-containing protein; translation: MDPGRNCLKTARASRVAFLIDGADYFSAFRAAAMQAQRSIYIVGWDIHSSTRLAPEDEPEDGLPAALGDFLNALVKQSKELEVHVLAWDFAMIYALDREFLPLYRPAWSSHRRVHFKLDANHPTGGSHHQKIVVIDDTLAFVGGLDLTTKRWDTSEHRPGDPRRVTPQNESYNPFHDLEMLVEGDVAREIGSVVRKRWRDSGARPPQALPGETNGDLWPESIEAAARDVEVAIALTQPAFNNNLALQQIKQLYLDAIANAQRFIYIENQYLTSAEIVNALVDRLSQADGPEIIILSRSGGGGWLEEMTMSVLRARLLKKLRAADNQQRLGAFYPHHKGFSEGEKIDLHSKLMIIDDRFVQIGSANLANRSMGYDSECDLAFEAQTEAQTEAIRALRRRLLSEHLGTEAQRLAEQEQQKNSLLAVIESLRGGERTLERLPDEIDEDVDDLVPEADLLDPEQPIDPNRLAGEMLPPDHRRFAESRLSLVTALIVGISVLVMLWHWTPLDQWLHLENLREVAETIRSNDLAPLLVAGGFLLAAFGLLPVMLLVVATVAIFGPWLGLAYSWVGLLLGALIGLALGRLLPRDLTRRLAGKRLNRVSRRLTQGGLRAILAVRLVPIAPFPVVNLVAGASRVRVRHFFLGTLIGTLPGLIALILVADRIRAVIHQRDLVNFSLLGATLLLVVIGALVIFRWLKRLDFLEKGRRDEG
- a CDS encoding thiol-disulfide oxidoreductase DCC family protein; this translates as MPDKPLFPLLIFYDGGCSVCAREVEHYLRRDRDDHLIGVDISDPDFDPGPYHISLKDFMYELHAIDAQGRVYRGVEAFWAIWQAFPASTLFGLLGTFITLPLINPLARLGYKGFANIRPYLPKRKPHCSSGSCRIGKDHDQV
- the xthA gene encoding exodeoxyribonuclease III, with amino-acid sequence MKFISFNVNGLRSRLHQLKAVIDKHQPDIIGLQETKVQDADFPVQAIEDLGYQVAYHGQKTHYGVALLSLQAPTEVRFGFPGDGEEAQKRFISARFALPSGKTLEVINGYFPQGENRDHPIKFPAKRRFYADLQRYLQEEGDPDAPLVVMGDFNIAPVDGDIGIGPENAKRWLRTGKTSFLPEEREWFSALQEWGLRDSFRELHPEISDRFSWFDYRSRGFEDDPKRGLRIDLVLVSRPLLNACGAAGIDYDIRAMDKPSDHCPVWVEIDVE
- a CDS encoding DUF3617 domain-containing protein produces the protein MRSKLAIVFACAAVLFGSQVFAQNLKIDSGLWEHTLSMTSQSGQMEEMMREARRQLDSLPPEQRQMMEQMMAAQGISIGADESSFRVCLSEEEIARGELHLAEENCTQEVLERSGNTIRVRFTCDDEPPSHGEGEVTIVSRKEYIGNAVINTTIEGRPEVIDIDQRARWISSDCGNLQPVGR
- a CDS encoding YchJ family protein → MSSCPCGSAKEYAVCCEPIITGKKTAETAEQVMRARYTAHVKVEVDFLFESTHPDYREGYDHKGTRTWAESSDWYGLEILNTVQGGPGDEDGEVEFITRFRDKDGKRTHHERGQFKRKENQWLFTEGIMVKPQPLTSNKVGRNDPCSCGSGLKYKKCCAK
- a CDS encoding YaiI/YqxD family protein, coding for MTIWIDADACPRAVKDIVFRAAERLQLKVCLVANKGLAKHHTHLISSVVVPGDPDEADKYIAQHATACDLVITADIPLAAKVVAKGTVAIDPRGTLYTGDNVGERLSSRDLMQSLRDEGMVQGGPGPFGSADRQRFASALDRTLTRMLRE
- a CDS encoding CDGSH iron-sulfur domain-containing protein, which gives rise to MSKNMPDGGMPIALTLDPGTYFRCTCGKSQNLPFCDESHSSTGQLPITFKIKKRQKVYLCGCGSSGDQPYCDGSCGVSPAGRE